In one window of Lewinella sp. 4G2 DNA:
- a CDS encoding ATP-dependent Clp protease ATP-binding subunit, producing the protein MPNPSQREFNPEIKKAMARGKMEAEKMGHAYVGPEHLLLGVLSMPSTLANRVLRNMGVDTKALKDTIRENVQRNGGQASGHTISQLPLNDKADRVLKVTFLEAKALKTRTVSPEHLILSILRNKELPAAKILRQFEVEYDLYKAELDYVKDEKDFSEDLELPTNQAPEEGDQYEDDDQGRGGSGSGRKGNTSKSRTPVLDNFGRDITALAEENRLDPIIGRETEIERVSQILSRRKKNNPILIGEPGVGKTAIVEGLALRIKEKRVSRTLFDKRLVMLDLAALVAGTKYRGQFEERMKAIMTELEKSRDVILFIDEIHTIVGAGGATGSLDASNIFKPALARGELQCIGASTLDEYRQHIEKDGALDRRFQKVLVNPPSPEEAVHILNNIKTKYEDFHSVVYSDDAIEACVKFSDRYITDRFLPDKAIDVLDEVGARTHLKNITVPENIEEAEGKIEEVREQKNAAVKNQQYEKAADLRDQESKLQRALEEAKEQWEEESKTRRYPVGEEDIAEVVSMMTGIPVNRVAQNESKKLVGMANDLKGAVIGQDNAIEKVTKAIQRNRVGLKDPKKPIGTFIFLGPTGVGKTELAKVLAKYIFDSEDSLIRIDMTEYMEKFSVSRLIGAPPGYVGYEEGGQLTEKVRRKPYSVILLDEIEKAHPDVYNILLQVLDDGQLTDGMGRKVDFKNTMIIMTSNIGVRKLKDFGQGVGFATKARTENAEENSKSVINNALKRTFSPEFLNRIDDVVIFNSLDQNDIFKIIDIALADLYKRLDGLEFTLDLDEKAKTFVAEKGFDPQFGARPLHRAIQKYIEDPLAEYILNNNPAPGAKLTATLNEEENGLSITADEAVAAEE; encoded by the coding sequence ATGCCTAATCCAAGCCAGCGGGAATTCAACCCGGAAATAAAAAAGGCCATGGCCAGGGGCAAAATGGAAGCGGAGAAGATGGGCCACGCCTACGTTGGCCCGGAGCACCTTCTGTTAGGCGTCCTGAGTATGCCATCTACCCTCGCCAACCGCGTGTTGCGGAACATGGGCGTGGATACCAAGGCGTTGAAGGATACCATCCGTGAAAACGTGCAACGCAATGGCGGCCAGGCCAGCGGGCACACGATCTCCCAACTGCCCCTGAATGATAAAGCGGACCGCGTACTCAAAGTCACCTTCCTCGAAGCGAAGGCGCTGAAGACGCGCACCGTGAGCCCCGAACACCTTATCCTGTCTATTCTACGCAACAAAGAGCTACCCGCCGCAAAGATCTTGCGCCAGTTCGAAGTGGAATATGACCTCTACAAAGCTGAACTCGATTACGTGAAAGACGAAAAAGACTTCTCGGAAGATCTCGAACTTCCAACCAACCAGGCACCCGAAGAGGGTGACCAGTACGAGGACGACGACCAGGGCCGCGGAGGCTCCGGCAGCGGACGCAAAGGCAATACCAGCAAGAGCCGGACGCCCGTACTCGACAACTTCGGCCGCGACATTACCGCCCTGGCCGAAGAGAACCGCCTCGACCCCATCATTGGCCGGGAAACGGAAATTGAGCGCGTGAGCCAGATCCTGAGCCGCCGCAAGAAGAACAACCCCATCCTCATCGGTGAACCCGGAGTAGGTAAGACTGCCATCGTAGAAGGCCTCGCCCTCCGCATCAAGGAGAAGCGCGTTAGCCGGACACTGTTCGACAAGCGCCTCGTGATGCTCGACCTCGCCGCGCTCGTAGCCGGCACGAAGTACCGGGGCCAGTTCGAAGAGCGGATGAAGGCCATCATGACGGAGCTGGAAAAGAGCCGCGACGTGATCCTTTTTATTGATGAGATCCACACCATCGTCGGTGCGGGTGGCGCTACCGGTTCATTGGACGCCAGTAACATCTTCAAGCCAGCCCTCGCCCGCGGTGAGCTCCAGTGTATCGGTGCTTCCACCCTGGATGAGTACCGCCAGCACATCGAAAAAGATGGTGCGCTCGACCGCCGCTTCCAAAAAGTATTGGTGAACCCGCCAAGCCCCGAGGAAGCCGTACACATCCTCAATAACATCAAAACGAAGTACGAAGATTTCCACAGCGTTGTCTACTCCGATGATGCGATTGAAGCCTGCGTGAAATTCTCCGACCGATACATCACCGACCGCTTCCTGCCGGACAAGGCCATTGACGTGCTCGATGAGGTAGGTGCCCGTACCCACCTCAAGAACATCACCGTACCCGAAAACATCGAGGAAGCGGAAGGCAAGATCGAGGAAGTACGCGAGCAAAAGAATGCCGCCGTGAAGAACCAGCAGTACGAAAAAGCTGCTGATCTCCGCGACCAGGAAAGCAAACTCCAGCGCGCCCTCGAGGAAGCCAAGGAACAGTGGGAGGAGGAATCCAAGACCCGCCGTTACCCTGTCGGTGAGGAGGACATCGCCGAAGTAGTATCCATGATGACCGGTATCCCCGTCAACCGCGTTGCCCAGAACGAGAGCAAGAAGCTTGTCGGGATGGCTAACGACCTCAAAGGAGCCGTGATCGGACAGGATAACGCCATCGAAAAGGTCACCAAAGCCATTCAACGGAACCGCGTTGGGCTGAAGGACCCGAAGAAGCCCATTGGTACCTTCATCTTCCTCGGCCCCACCGGTGTCGGCAAGACGGAATTGGCTAAAGTGCTGGCTAAGTACATCTTCGACAGTGAAGACAGCCTGATTCGGATCGACATGACGGAGTACATGGAGAAGTTCTCCGTAAGCCGCCTCATCGGTGCTCCTCCCGGATACGTAGGTTACGAAGAAGGTGGCCAGCTGACCGAAAAGGTTCGTCGCAAGCCCTACAGCGTAATCCTGCTCGATGAGATTGAAAAGGCGCACCCCGACGTCTACAACATCCTCCTCCAAGTGCTCGACGACGGACAGTTGACGGACGGCATGGGCCGTAAGGTGGACTTCAAGAACACCATGATCATCATGACGTCCAACATCGGTGTCCGTAAGCTAAAGGACTTCGGCCAGGGCGTTGGTTTTGCAACCAAGGCGCGGACGGAGAACGCTGAAGAGAACAGCAAGTCAGTCATCAACAATGCACTGAAGCGCACCTTCTCTCCGGAATTCCTCAACCGGATCGACGACGTAGTCATCTTCAACAGCCTCGACCAGAACGATATCTTCAAGATCATCGACATCGCGCTGGCGGATCTGTACAAGCGCCTCGACGGACTCGAGTTTACGCTTGACTTGGACGAGAAGGCGAAGACCTTCGTTGCCGAGAAAGGGTTTGACCCTCAGTTTGGTGCACGCCCGCTGCACCGTGCGATCCAAAAATACATTGAGGATCCACTGGCGGAGTACATCCTGAACAACAATCCCGCGCCCGGTGCGAAGTTGACCGCTACGCTGAACGAGGAGGAAAATGGCCTCAGCATTACCGCCGACGAAGCCGTAGCTGCGGAGGAATAA
- a CDS encoding STAS domain-containing protein, translating into MKFSIDKQERYTLIKPEEENLNSAVAPQLKSEFVILANEGINNLILDLSACKYVDSSGLSAILTARRLWANLGTFIVTGVDHPAVKRLVEISKVDSVLTILPTVSESSDYIMMEELQRDLAGDGTDEE; encoded by the coding sequence ATGAAATTCAGTATCGACAAGCAGGAACGCTACACGCTCATCAAGCCGGAAGAAGAAAACCTGAACTCCGCCGTAGCCCCCCAGCTTAAGTCCGAATTTGTGATCCTGGCCAACGAGGGCATCAACAACTTGATCCTCGATCTCAGCGCCTGTAAGTACGTCGATAGTTCCGGGCTCAGTGCCATCCTCACCGCCCGCCGCCTGTGGGCCAACCTCGGCACCTTCATCGTAACGGGCGTCGACCACCCCGCCGTCAAACGACTCGTGGAGATCTCTAAAGTGGATTCCGTACTGACCATCCTGCCCACCGTCTCCGAGTCTTCGGACTACATCATGATGGAAGAGCTACAGCGCGATCTGGCCGGTGACGGCACCGACGAGGAGTAG
- a CDS encoding ribonuclease Z: protein MKFEATILGTSGAVPAHGRFCSGVFFSVDGTDVLIDCGEGTQMQLQKAGFGMGKCTTILISHLHGDHYFGLPGLLSSLALNGRTQRLVIVSPLHLRPRINALFELDRYPMPYEVIFQTLEATELTPLFTVGDLEISAFPLQHRTPTNGYLIREKNRPANIRKEKITEFNIPWPAIGGIKAGDDFVSAVGQTIPNAELTVAAPPPRSFAYCSDTVYFPELAEYVSGVDLLYHEATFLADMEADALKKGHSTASQAAMTARDADAGQLIMGHFSSRYPGVREHEEEARLIFPNSYAARDLASYAVPFQGRAQ, encoded by the coding sequence ATGAAATTTGAAGCTACCATTCTCGGTACATCCGGAGCGGTACCGGCGCACGGCAGGTTCTGTTCCGGCGTCTTCTTCAGCGTTGATGGGACGGACGTACTCATCGATTGCGGCGAAGGCACCCAGATGCAACTGCAGAAAGCGGGGTTCGGGATGGGGAAGTGTACCACGATCCTCATTTCTCATCTCCACGGCGACCACTACTTTGGTCTTCCCGGTCTCCTCAGCAGCCTGGCGCTTAACGGCAGAACGCAGCGGTTGGTGATCGTCTCACCATTGCACCTGCGGCCGCGCATCAATGCTCTCTTTGAACTGGATCGGTACCCGATGCCCTACGAGGTAATCTTCCAAACCCTGGAAGCGACAGAGCTAACGCCACTGTTTACGGTAGGTGATCTGGAAATATCAGCCTTCCCCCTGCAGCACCGGACGCCCACGAACGGTTACCTGATCCGCGAAAAAAACCGGCCCGCCAACATCCGGAAGGAGAAGATTACTGAGTTTAACATTCCCTGGCCCGCCATCGGCGGGATCAAGGCGGGCGATGATTTCGTAAGCGCTGTTGGACAAACGATTCCAAACGCGGAGCTGACGGTGGCGGCACCACCTCCACGCAGTTTTGCCTACTGCTCCGATACCGTTTACTTCCCCGAATTGGCTGAGTACGTATCCGGAGTCGACCTGCTCTACCACGAAGCGACTTTCCTGGCGGATATGGAAGCGGATGCCCTGAAGAAAGGCCATTCCACGGCCAGCCAAGCGGCGATGACCGCGCGTGATGCCGACGCCGGTCAGTTGATCATGGGCCACTTTAGCAGCCGCTACCCGGGGGTGCGAGAACACGAAGAGGAAGCGCGGTTGATCTTCCCCAACAGCTACGCCGCCCGGGATCTGGCGAGCTACGCCGTTCCCTTTCAGGGCCGAGCCCAATGA